Genomic DNA from Melioribacteraceae bacterium 4301-Me:
CCGGGTGTTGATTACATTTTAGCTATACATCCAAACTATTTTTCGCCTGATTATGGTAAGGAAGGAATGAATTTAATTTTTGGCAACACTATTCTTTTTGATTTATTGGAAAAAATCTTTACTAACCCTAACCAGTTTGTACCGCCAATGTCTGAAATATATCATTACCCTTATTTATGCGTTGGCTGGTTCGGATTATTTGTTACTGCCATGAACATGATTCCAGTTGGTCAACTTGATGGCGGCCATATTATTTACAGCATGTTTAATAAAAAAGTTCATGAAATTATTGCTACTATTTCAATGATTTTACTTATTGCATTAGGAGTTGCTGGAATCTTAGATTCGATACTTCAAACAAACTTGAATATTGGATGGAGCGGCTGGTTATTCTGGGCATTTGTACTTAACTTTTTTATTAAAGTAAAACATCCTCCTGTACTTGAGTTCGTTAAGTTAGATAAAAAAAGAATGATGCTTGGTTACTTTGCTTTGCTTATTCTAATAGTCTCTTTTTCTCCAACACCGTTTATTATTACATTGTAATTTGTTGGATGTTTGCTTGACAAACTCAGTAAATTATATTTATTTTGAAAAAGAATTTAAGAGGAATAGATTTATAATAATTTGCTACTTTTTAATTAATTGGTGAAATTTAACTTGAGCACAAAAAGCAAATTATTATTATCTAATTCCTTTTTTTTGTACCTGTCTAATGATGGATGCTTATCTTTAATGAATTTATTCAAGAGAAAAATTAGTTTTGTTTTTGCTGTGACTTCTTTATTGTTTTTTTCTATTTCATGTGATAAAATACCCTCTAATGTTGTTCTGCCAAAGTTAGTAGACTACAGAATAACTCAAGTTAATTTTCCTTCTCGTGTTGTTTACAGTCCATCAGATTCTGTTGTTGTTGCTTCTATCCGAATCGAAAATCCCTCATCTGTCTCTGAAGTCTGGATGACGATAAAATCTTTGGATGGCACTATAACACTTTATGACAAAATTAATTTTTACGACAATGGCAAAGGGGATAACGGCGATTTGGTGGCTAATGATGGAATTTTCTCTGCAGCATTTAAAATGAGCAAAACTTTTTCAAACGGGAAATATGTAGCAGATATTTACGTTGTGGATAATGTAAGAGATGTAAACGAATCTACAAAACATGTTGCTGAAACTATATTTGAATATGATAATAACCAAATTCAGTTTCCGCCTGTATTATCTAACCTAAAATTGCCCTCAGCAATTAATAGAGGCGTTAATTTTATCTTTTCAATTGAAGCATATGACCAAAATGGACTTAACGACATTAAATATGTTTACTTTAAACTGTACAGGCCGGATGGCTCGTTAGTTGACCCAAATAATGGCTTAGGGTTTTTCTTAATGAATGATAAAGGCGACCCAAATTATGGTGATGCAGCAGCCAATGATGGTATTTTTTCATTTCAAAATTCTTTTTCATCAAATGCTCCAATTGGTCAATGGAAATTCGAATTCCAAGCTGTAGACTGGGAGGGAAACTTGAGCAATATTGTTACCCAAACAATTCAGGTTAACTAATGAAAAAATGCTTATTAATTTTTTTACTTTTTAATGTGTTGAATTTGACTGCACAAAGTCTACCGCATAGTTATTTTTTATCACCCGAAAGAAGCTATAAAATAGAAGATCTTACCCCTGCAAGTAACACTATTGAAAAAATTTTAATTGTGGATAATACTATATGGTTGGCAACATCTAATGGACTTAGTAAATCGGTAGATAATGGAAATACTTGGATAAACTATTACAATTCTAAAGACTTTGGTACTGAAAGTGTTTCTACAGTTGCAAACGATAACGGAACAATATGGGCAGCAACTTGGCATTTTGAAGTTATAAATGGACAAAATCTTCCAGTTGGTACTGGATTAAGATATTCAACTGACCAAGGCGAAACGTGGACAAAAATTGACCAGCCTGTAGATTCGCCTGGTGATTCTATTATTACTTACGGCATAAATAAAATTAGAGCATTGCCTATTACTACAACAGTTCAGAATTTTATTAGGGATATTGCTTT
This window encodes:
- a CDS encoding site-2 protease family protein — protein: MQDPIEIKLLQKKDQVWIHILLFLVTFITTTIAGMEWTTGKIGPYEFDSLSKGLPYSLSILFILGSHEFGHYFAAMYHRVKATLPYFIPFPPIPGFFNFGTMGAVIKTKSAINNNKAMFDIGIYGPISGFIACLVVLIYGFTHLPGVDYILAIHPNYFSPDYGKEGMNLIFGNTILFDLLEKIFTNPNQFVPPMSEIYHYPYLCVGWFGLFVTAMNMIPVGQLDGGHIIYSMFNKKVHEIIATISMILLIALGVAGILDSILQTNLNIGWSGWLFWAFVLNFFIKVKHPPVLEFVKLDKKRMMLGYFALLILIVSFSPTPFIITL